One Verrucomicrobiota bacterium genomic window, ATCCGTCAAGACATGAGCGCGGGGGCGTATGACACGGTCAATGAGTATCTGCGCGAATTGATCCGCCAACAGAGGCAGGTGCGCATCCAGGCCGACGTAAAGCTCCTCGACGAGGCTCTCAAATGCGCTCCGACGCGTGAACCGGCCCAGCAGTTCTTCGACACGGTATCCAAGATCCAGAAGCGGCTTCGGGCGCGGCGGCGGCGGGCGACATGAGAGTCGTCTTCGACGCAGGCGTAGTGCTAGCCGGAGCCGGTTGGCGTAACGAATCCTGGCATTGTCTGGTCCTTGCGGCTAAACGGATCGCGCTTCCGTACGCTACCGACGAGACGCTAGACGAACTGGTTCGGGTCGCGAAGGAACTGCAAGAGGAAGGCGCATTTCAGCGTCGAGACCCCTGGCCTGTTTTACACTGGTATCTCGATTTCGTTCGGCGAGTGACGCCGCATCCGCTTCGAAAGCGGATGAGCCGCGATTGGAAGGACGATCCGTATTTCGCTTCAAAGTTGACGGAAATCACAGCGTCTTCGGGAGTGAACCGTTGTTCCGACGGTGGTGTTGGCTCAAGCTCGGCCTTCCGAGCCGCTTTCTCCGCTTCGACTTTGGTCTCCTCAGCGCACGTTGGTTTCGGTGCGATTGGCTCGACGGGTTCAGTCTGGGAAATGTGAAGCACGGTCGTGGTCCAGGGACGCGCTTT contains:
- a CDS encoding type II toxin-antitoxin system ParD family antitoxin, giving the protein MKTETLNVSVPKELAEFIRQDMSAGAYDTVNEYLRELIRQQRQVRIQADVKLLDEALKCAPTREPAQQFFDTVSKIQKRLRARRRRAT